From a single Cytophagales bacterium WSM2-2 genomic region:
- a CDS encoding prolyl endopeptidase: MKYFSIIVVLFLLAACSKPPKVEQSFTYPASQKVDTVNEFFGVKVADPYRWMENDTAKATAEWVKGQNEITFGFLNKIPYRDAIKKRLEALYNYERLSAPFMEGGYSYFYKNDGLQNHSVLYRRKGDAAPEVFLDPNSFSKDGTTRLAGVSFSKDGSKVGFQISKGGADWTEAIIINASDKKLLEDTIRDIKFSGISWRGNDGFYFSTYEKPKGSQLSAKTQNHKLYYHKVGTPRSQDKLIFGDDKNPRRYVSGYLTEDERFLVVSAANSTTGNELYIQDLKNPAAKLVTVVNNFDNNHNILANDGDRLLIETNLKAPNTKVVEVDFKKPTPENWKEIIPETENVLNAGTGGNKIFANYLVDVKTQVKQYDLKGKLEREIELPGIGSANGFGGKAGDKDLYYSFTSFTYPPTIFKYDIASGKSTLFEKPKVDFNPEDYETKQVFYNSKDGTRIPMFITYKKGTELNGKNPTLLYAYGGFNISLTPSFSTSRIVWLENGGVYAQPNLRGGGEYGEKWHLAGTKMNKQNVFDDFIAAGEYLIKEKYTSSEYLAIQGGSNGGLLVGATMAQRPDLMKVALPAVGVMDMLRYHKFTAGAGWAYDYGTADDSKEMFEYLRKYSPVHALKPGTAYPATLVTTADHDDRVVPAHSFKFAATLQEDHNGTAPVLIRIDTKSGHGSSNLSKALDVTADQFAFTWYNMGVLPPLAKKDM; this comes from the coding sequence ATGAAATACTTTTCAATTATTGTTGTACTATTTCTTTTGGCTGCTTGCAGCAAGCCTCCAAAAGTAGAGCAGAGCTTTACTTATCCTGCTTCGCAAAAAGTGGATACGGTAAATGAGTTCTTTGGCGTGAAGGTGGCAGACCCTTACCGCTGGATGGAAAATGACACGGCAAAGGCCACCGCAGAATGGGTAAAGGGCCAGAATGAAATCACGTTCGGCTTTCTTAACAAGATCCCTTACCGGGATGCAATTAAAAAAAGACTCGAAGCACTTTACAACTACGAACGATTGAGTGCACCTTTTATGGAAGGTGGCTATTCCTACTTCTATAAAAACGATGGGTTGCAAAACCACAGCGTGCTGTATCGCCGAAAAGGAGACGCAGCTCCTGAAGTATTTCTCGATCCCAATTCTTTCTCTAAAGACGGAACTACACGTTTAGCCGGAGTATCATTTTCAAAAGATGGTTCCAAAGTCGGCTTTCAGATTTCAAAAGGTGGAGCTGACTGGACGGAAGCTATTATCATCAATGCCTCCGATAAAAAACTGCTAGAAGACACAATCCGTGATATAAAATTCAGCGGCATTTCATGGCGAGGCAATGATGGATTTTATTTCAGCACCTACGAAAAGCCAAAAGGCAGTCAGTTGTCAGCCAAAACACAGAATCACAAACTGTATTATCACAAAGTAGGAACGCCACGCAGCCAGGATAAACTGATTTTCGGAGATGACAAAAATCCACGCAGGTATGTCAGCGGCTATCTTACCGAAGATGAGCGCTTCCTGGTCGTGTCAGCTGCCAACAGCACTACGGGAAATGAATTGTACATCCAGGATTTGAAAAATCCGGCCGCTAAACTTGTCACAGTCGTGAACAATTTCGACAACAATCATAATATTCTTGCTAATGACGGTGACCGGCTTCTTATTGAAACCAATCTCAAAGCTCCGAACACGAAAGTGGTTGAAGTAGATTTCAAAAAGCCTACACCCGAAAACTGGAAAGAGATTATTCCCGAGACCGAAAACGTACTCAATGCCGGAACCGGTGGCAACAAGATTTTTGCTAACTACCTCGTGGACGTAAAAACGCAAGTGAAGCAATATGACTTGAAGGGAAAACTGGAGCGGGAGATCGAACTTCCGGGCATTGGATCTGCCAATGGCTTTGGCGGTAAAGCGGGAGACAAAGATCTCTACTATTCGTTCACATCATTCACATACCCTCCTACTATTTTCAAATACGATATTGCCAGCGGCAAGTCGACTCTGTTCGAGAAACCAAAAGTGGACTTCAACCCGGAAGACTACGAAACCAAACAGGTTTTCTACAATAGCAAAGACGGTACACGCATCCCGATGTTCATTACCTATAAAAAAGGTACAGAGCTCAACGGAAAAAATCCTACACTCTTGTACGCTTACGGTGGTTTTAACATCAGCCTAACTCCAAGCTTTAGTACGTCAAGAATCGTATGGCTCGAAAACGGAGGTGTGTATGCACAACCTAATTTACGTGGCGGTGGCGAGTATGGTGAAAAATGGCACTTGGCCGGAACAAAGATGAACAAGCAAAATGTGTTTGATGACTTCATCGCAGCGGGTGAATACCTGATCAAGGAAAAATATACTTCCAGTGAGTATCTCGCTATTCAGGGCGGCTCAAATGGCGGACTACTGGTAGGCGCCACTATGGCACAACGACCTGATCTAATGAAAGTGGCTTTGCCTGCTGTTGGGGTGATGGATATGCTCCGCTACCACAAGTTCACTGCCGGTGCAGGTTGGGCTTATGATTACGGAACTGCCGATGATTCGAAAGAAATGTTTGAATACCTGAGAAAGTATTCACCGGTACATGCACTGAAACCCGGAACTGCTTACCCAGCAACGCTGGTGACTACTGCTGATCATGATGACCGCGTAGTGCCTGCGCACTCGTTTAAGTTTGCTGCTACCTTACAAGAGGATCACAACGGAACTGCTCCGGTATTGATTCGCATAGACACCAAGTCTGGTCACGGGTCTTCCAATCTTTCCAAAGCATTGGATGTAACTGCAGATCAATTCGCATTTACCTGGTATAACATGGGCGTGTTACCGCCACTAGCGAAGAAGGATATGTGA
- the uvrC gene encoding UvrABC system protein C has translation MTRDEKLKSIIATLPDSPGVYRYYNEEGVLIYVGKAKSLKKRVSSYFNKNQESRKTEKLVSEIRNIEFTLANNEFDALLLENNLIKQNQPKYNILLKDDKTFPFLCIIKERFPRVIATRKFIPKNGEYFGPYSSVVSMKNILELVRQLYSIRTCNLLLSEENIRQKKFKVCLEYHIGNCKGPCEGLQDEKSYLDDIAQARSILKGDLSVVEETFTTRMNEAAEKMEFEKADIFKQKITLLERFQSKSLVVNRKLTNIDVVTIASSPTSAFINYLQIKEGAIIFSKNTEIKKKLEEADEEILDMAVVELRSIYRSNNPEVYTNIPLLLKSDDFENVVPQIGDKRKLVEMSLKNSLFMKREKELSKDIRKSKKLEVLTILQENLRLIQMPRIIECFDNSNFQGTSPVASMVRFVDGVPDKKGYRHFNIKTVVGPDDFASMQEIVTRRYKRIMEEEGEFPSLIIVDGGKGQLSSACEALKNLGLYGKIPIVGIAKKLEEIYYPEDPLPLLISKKSPGLLLIQQIRDEAHRFAIEFHRLKRSKNTFVTELENIPGIGKKTTDKLLAHFKSLKKIKEASLEELTTLIGQSAAEKIKGMESAG, from the coding sequence ATGACCCGTGACGAGAAACTGAAGTCAATAATCGCCACTCTACCGGATTCACCAGGTGTGTATCGCTACTATAATGAAGAGGGCGTACTTATTTATGTGGGGAAGGCCAAGAGCTTAAAGAAACGCGTAAGCAGTTACTTCAATAAAAACCAGGAGAGCCGGAAAACGGAAAAGTTGGTATCAGAAATCCGGAATATCGAATTCACACTTGCCAATAATGAATTTGATGCGCTCCTTCTAGAGAATAACCTGATTAAACAGAATCAGCCGAAATACAATATTTTATTAAAAGACGATAAAACGTTTCCTTTTCTCTGCATAATCAAAGAGCGTTTTCCGAGGGTTATCGCAACTAGAAAATTCATCCCGAAGAATGGCGAGTATTTTGGTCCCTATTCGAGTGTGGTATCCATGAAAAATATTCTGGAGCTGGTACGACAACTGTACTCTATTCGCACATGTAATCTTCTTCTGTCAGAGGAAAATATTCGTCAGAAGAAATTTAAAGTTTGCCTTGAATATCATATCGGCAATTGCAAAGGCCCTTGCGAAGGCTTGCAGGACGAAAAGAGTTACCTGGATGACATCGCTCAGGCCAGAAGCATTTTGAAAGGAGACTTAAGTGTGGTGGAGGAAACCTTTACCACGCGCATGAATGAAGCTGCGGAAAAGATGGAGTTTGAAAAAGCAGATATATTCAAACAGAAAATAACACTTCTCGAAAGATTTCAATCAAAATCATTGGTGGTCAATCGCAAACTGACCAACATTGATGTGGTTACTATAGCGAGTTCCCCAACTTCTGCTTTCATCAATTATCTTCAGATCAAAGAAGGCGCCATTATTTTTTCAAAAAATACAGAGATCAAAAAGAAACTTGAAGAAGCGGATGAAGAAATCCTGGATATGGCGGTCGTGGAGTTACGCTCAATTTATCGGAGCAATAACCCTGAAGTTTACACCAATATTCCGTTGTTGCTTAAGTCAGATGACTTTGAAAATGTGGTTCCGCAGATTGGTGATAAAAGAAAGTTGGTAGAGATGTCGTTGAAAAATTCACTTTTCATGAAACGTGAAAAGGAGCTTTCAAAAGATATTCGCAAATCAAAGAAATTGGAAGTTCTCACTATTCTTCAGGAAAACCTGCGATTGATACAGATGCCAAGAATCATCGAGTGTTTCGATAACTCTAATTTTCAGGGAACATCACCGGTAGCCAGCATGGTGCGTTTTGTTGACGGTGTGCCAGATAAGAAAGGATATCGTCATTTTAATATCAAGACTGTTGTTGGTCCGGATGACTTTGCCTCTATGCAGGAAATTGTCACCCGGCGATACAAGCGAATCATGGAGGAGGAAGGAGAATTCCCAAGTCTGATTATCGTAGATGGTGGCAAGGGGCAGCTCAGCAGTGCGTGTGAAGCATTGAAGAACCTGGGCTTATACGGGAAAATTCCTATTGTAGGGATTGCCAAAAAACTGGAAGAGATTTATTACCCGGAAGATCCCCTGCCTTTGCTTATTAGTAAAAAATCTCCTGGACTTTTATTGATTCAACAAATACGTGACGAAGCCCACCGGTTTGCCATTGAGTTTCACAGGCTGAAAAGAAGCAAGAATACATTTGTGACTGAATTGGAAAATATTCCAGGCATCGGAAAAAAAACCACTGATAAATTACTAGCACATTTCAAGTCTTTAAAGAAAATTAAGGAAGCCTCGCTGGAAGAATTGACAACGCTAATCGGTCAAAGTGCCGCAGAGAAAATCAAAGGAATGGAAAGCGCGGGATGA
- the rfbB gene encoding dTDP-glucose 4,6-dehydratase, which produces MKSILITGGAGFIGSNFVTYFLEKYKDIHLVNLDNLTYAGDLVNLKEAEGKPQYVFVRGDIQDRTLVEKIFNEYEISGVIHFAAESHVDNSISGPEAFIKTNVFGTFTLLDVARKNWMDAPFQFKSGKNANRFLHISTDEVYGSLGPTGLFTEQTAYAPNSPYSASKAGSDMLVRSYFHTYGMNVVTTNCSNNYGPKQHKEKLIPTIIRSALASKPIPIYGDGKNVRDWLYVLDHVKGIDLAYQNGKAGETYNIGGRNERNNNQIVETICGILDQLKPRANGKSYRELITYVQDRAGHDKRYAIDASKIERELKWKADENFDSGIQKTVKWYLEKWGN; this is translated from the coding sequence ATGAAGTCCATCTTAATCACCGGAGGAGCGGGTTTTATCGGATCAAATTTCGTCACCTACTTCCTGGAGAAGTACAAAGACATTCACCTTGTTAATCTTGATAATCTTACCTACGCTGGCGACCTCGTCAATTTGAAGGAGGCCGAAGGCAAGCCACAGTACGTGTTTGTTAGGGGAGATATCCAGGACCGCACCTTGGTGGAGAAAATATTTAATGAATACGAGATATCGGGTGTCATTCATTTCGCTGCCGAATCGCATGTTGACAATTCGATCTCAGGACCCGAGGCTTTTATTAAGACTAATGTCTTCGGAACGTTTACATTGCTTGATGTAGCCAGAAAAAACTGGATGGATGCTCCCTTTCAGTTTAAATCGGGAAAAAATGCAAATCGATTTCTTCACATCTCCACAGACGAAGTTTATGGTTCACTTGGACCAACAGGTTTATTCACCGAACAAACTGCATATGCTCCCAACAGTCCTTACTCCGCGTCCAAAGCTGGAAGTGATATGTTGGTACGCAGTTATTTCCATACGTACGGAATGAACGTGGTAACGACTAATTGTTCAAATAACTACGGACCTAAGCAACACAAAGAAAAACTCATTCCTACAATCATAAGATCAGCACTTGCCAGCAAGCCCATTCCCATTTACGGTGACGGGAAAAATGTTCGCGACTGGCTTTATGTATTAGATCACGTTAAAGGAATAGATCTCGCTTACCAAAACGGCAAAGCCGGTGAAACATATAACATCGGCGGGCGCAATGAGCGAAACAACAACCAGATCGTTGAAACGATCTGTGGTATCCTTGACCAGCTGAAGCCAAGAGCCAATGGAAAATCTTATCGGGAGCTAATCACTTATGTACAAGACAGGGCCGGGCACGACAAGCGTTATGCTATTGACGCTTCAAAAATCGAGCGTGAATTGAAATGGAAAGCCGATGAAAATTTCGATAGTGGCATTCAGAAAACGGTAAAGTGGTACCTGGAAAAATGGGGTAATTAG
- a CDS encoding dTDP-4-dehydrorhamnose 3,5-epimerase: protein MSRVKLIETGFDDLLIIETQRFGDARGYFSETYNYRDLKNLGIDIQFVQDNQSKSARGVMRGLHFQNSPHTQIKLVRVLSGKIIDVVLDLRKDKKTFGKVFQLEMSAETGQQILVPAGFAHGFIVLSESAEILYKTTEYHYPEHEGGILFNDPVLNIEWRIPVSEMTISERDKKHPKLADARFQF from the coding sequence ATGAGCCGGGTAAAGCTAATTGAAACCGGGTTTGACGATTTATTGATAATTGAAACGCAAAGATTCGGGGACGCACGTGGCTATTTTTCTGAAACCTATAACTACCGGGATTTAAAAAATCTAGGTATCGATATTCAGTTCGTCCAAGACAATCAATCCAAGTCTGCCCGAGGCGTAATGCGTGGTCTCCATTTTCAGAACTCACCACACACCCAGATAAAATTGGTGAGGGTACTGAGTGGCAAAATCATCGATGTGGTACTTGATTTGCGTAAAGACAAAAAAACATTTGGTAAAGTTTTTCAACTCGAAATGTCAGCTGAGACGGGGCAGCAGATTTTAGTACCCGCTGGTTTCGCTCATGGCTTTATCGTTTTGAGCGAAAGTGCCGAGATCCTTTATAAGACAACCGAATACCACTATCCCGAGCACGAGGGTGGCATTTTATTCAACGATCCAGTCTTAAACATTGAGTGGCGAATTCCCGTTTCAGAGATGACAATCTCAGAGCGGGATAAGAAGCATCCAAAATTGGCGGATGCCAGGTTTCAATTTTAA